CTTAGAAGTTTAGGAGTGTCGGGTTGAGCTAGTGAGCGAAAATAAACCCGATTTATTACTTACTGAACTTTATATATTCTTTAGGCAATAATAGACGTGGTGAACGTAAGTTATTGGCTTAACTTTAAGTGAAGAGAAAAAACATTTTAAAGTTTGTTAGTTTATTAGGTATTGGTTCATTTGTAATGTTAGCAGCTGCTAGTTGTACTTCAGCAACTACACCAACTCCAAACCCTGAACCAAAGCCAAATCCAATGCCAAACCCTCCTAGTGGTGGTATGAATGGTGGAAATACACCAACACCTAATCCAAACCCTCCTAGTGGTGGTATGAATGGCGGAGATAATAATCCAGGGAATGACGGAGGAATGGACAATGCTGCTCAACAATTAGCAGCCGCTAGAACTGCTTTAACAACATTAATTAATGGTGAAACTGCAAATCTAGCGTCATATGAAGACTATGCTAAGATCAAAAATGAATTAACAGCAGCGTATGAAACAGCTAAAGCAGTTTCAGCTAAAACTGGTGCAACTCTAAATGAGGTTAATGAGGCAAAAACTACATTAGATGCTGCTATTTTAAAAGCTGCTAGTGCTAAGAATGATTTTGATAACAAAAATCAACCTTTAGTAACTGCATATAATAATTTAAAAACTACACTACAATCTAAAACTACTAGCTTAGAAGGATTATCTGAAAATAAATATAGTAGTATTAAAAATCACTTAAGTAAACTGTTTGATACAGGTAGTGCAATAACGGCTAGAACATTAGATCCTACTAATGGTGAAAGACCTACTTTAGAGAAAGTAAACGAAGCTAACAACGGCATTAAAATGGCTATTAGTTTTGATTCGTTGAAGAAATGAAAAAATAATGCAGATAAATTTAACGATTTTGAGAAAAAACCGTTGTCTAAAACTCAATTATCTACAGGAACAGATTCAGCTCATAATCAAGAACAACCAGCAAATTGAAGTTTTGCAGGTTATAGTGTTGATCTAACAACTAGATCTACTGGTAATTCGCAAAATCTACCGAACTTAAACTTTGCTCAAAGAAAGGTTTGAACTAGTGAAAATCAACCAACCGGAAAGACAGCTCTAGTTTCTTCCCCTGTTTCTTCAACTGATGTTTCTTGGATTTATAGTTTAGCTGGAGAAGGAACTAAATATACCCTAAGTTTTGAATATTATGGTCCTGATACTGCATTCTTGTATTTCCCTTATAAGTTAGTTAAACAAGCTGATTCAAGTTCAGTAGCCCTTCAATACAGTCTAAATAAAACTAGTTCGAAATTAATTAATTTTGAACCAGCTAAAACTATGCCTACAAACGCTGATCAAAGTGAAAATGGAGTAGCAACTACTAGTACTACTGAAGGTAGATCATCTTCTGAAGTTTTAGTTGCTGATGAAGTTGCAGCTGTTAATAATGAAATGAATCCTACTCCAACAGTAAGTGACATTAATATTGCAAAAGTTACTTTATCTGGGCTGACATTTGGAGAAAATACAATTGAATTTAGTGTTCCAACAAATAAGGTAGCTCCAATGATTGGAAATATGTATCTTACTTCAAATTCCGGAAGCCAAGGAAAGATCTATAATGAAATCTTCGGTAATACTAGTAACTCAAGTGACAATTCAACTTCTGTCACTGTTGATTTATTAACAGGTTATAGTCTTGCTTCTGGTTGATCAACATATATCGGTGAATTTAAACAATTAATGGACACGCAGATGGGAGAATCTTCAGATTCGCAAACAAGAAAGCCAAGTTATTTAGTCGGATTTATTGGTGGTCCTGGTTCAAGAGGTCTTACTAATGTTGATAATCCTATTGAAAGTCCTTCAACTAGAAATTCAAAGAGAACTCTTACAATATACGTTAGTGCTCCAAGAGCTGGTGACTATTATATCAGCGGTTCTTTCATTTCAACAAATACAAGTAATAGACTATTAAAATTTTCAATGGATAACAATGATTCTAATTCCGTAACAATTAATGTTAAAGCAAAAAGTAATTGAAATGCGCTAGATACTTTCAATACAGGAGATATGAGTAATACTAATGTTGTGCAAAACCAAATGATGAGAGCACTAAATTTAAAAGAAGGGGTTAATAAAATAGTTATTAGTGGAGATAACCACACTCCTTATATTGGTAATTTAACGTTCACTTTGAATGCTACCCCGTCAAGTAATACTGAAAGTGAGACTCGTTCAACAACATAATAATGAATCAAATAAAAAGATCTTTATCTTTGAATAAAGCGCTAAGTTAGTTATATAAAATTATTAGCACCAAACCGTTAAAGAGTCTTGGTGTTTTTTTTATTTAAAAATGCTGATAAATTATTTCTGAATCAACTGTAAAAACGAATAAAAGATTTTCTTTTCGAAGAAGAAGAAGAAGAAGAAGAAGAAGAAGTTCTTAGGAGTTCTGGGGTTTGGGAATCCTGTGATCAGCGAAAATTAAGCGGATTTATTACTTACTGAACTTTATATATTCTTTAGACAATAATAGACGTGGTGAACGTAAGTTATTGGC
The nucleotide sequence above comes from Mycoplasmoides gallisepticum. Encoded proteins:
- a CDS encoding FIVAR domain-containing protein: MKRKNILKFVSLLGIGSFVMLAAASCTSATTPTPNPEPKPNPMPNPPSGGMNGGNTPTPNPNPPSGGMNGGDNNPGNDGGMDNAAQQLAAARTALTTLINGETANLASYEDYAKIKNELTAAYETAKAVSAKTGATLNEVNEAKTTLDAAILKAASAKNDFDNKNQPLVTAYNNLKTTLQSKTTSLEGLSENKYSSIKNHLSKLFDTGSAITARTLDPTNGERPTLEKVNEANNGIKMAISFDSLKKWKNNADKFNDFEKKPLSKTQLSTGTDSAHNQEQPANWSFAGYSVDLTTRSTGNSQNLPNLNFAQRKVWTSENQPTGKTALVSSPVSSTDVSWIYSLAGEGTKYTLSFEYYGPDTAFLYFPYKLVKQADSSSVALQYSLNKTSSKLINFEPAKTMPTNADQSENGVATTSTTEGRSSSEVLVADEVAAVNNEMNPTPTVSDINIAKVTLSGLTFGENTIEFSVPTNKVAPMIGNMYLTSNSGSQGKIYNEIFGNTSNSSDNSTSVTVDLLTGYSLASGWSTYIGEFKQLMDTQMGESSDSQTRKPSYLVGFIGGPGSRGLTNVDNPIESPSTRNSKRTLTIYVSAPRAGDYYISGSFISTNTSNRLLKFSMDNNDSNSVTINVKAKSNWNALDTFNTGDMSNTNVVQNQMMRALNLKEGVNKIVISGDNHTPYIGNLTFTLNATPSSNTESETRSTT